In one window of Methanolobus mangrovi DNA:
- a CDS encoding ABC transporter permease has protein sequence MLSLKHSFRMAIASISSSKLRSALTTLGIVIGVAAVIANVSLGASFNQYFTEEIGSVGNNFIIIEGKAANLFHDGEMEVVKNTPGIVGVSPLSQEVAQVKYISTMRQITVQGVSEDYEQVGNIQMESGTFIDDKDRYMAVIGHDVAYEKFDRKISDKNTIELTFTRPDGETVTKQFKVKGIVDSPETTFVQSGIEPDERIFIPISTMNEIMDQDYYWGFFAAATSLESIDEVTDELDKRLARDLGVPFRDLDNEDAKPYSLMNQGEILDEVDQLSAALGSLLTSVALISLIVGSIGIMNIMLVTVTERTGEIGIMKSLGYKNYEILSLFMVESIVVGLLGGILGIALGVAGAYLADNAMGLPYVFPADIILLGMLVSLIVGLLAGMYPANKAARMNPVDALRHE, from the coding sequence ATGCTGAGTCTGAAACATTCCTTTAGGATGGCAATTGCGAGCATTAGCAGCTCAAAACTGAGGTCTGCACTGACAACACTTGGTATTGTCATAGGTGTGGCTGCTGTCATTGCCAATGTATCATTGGGGGCCAGTTTCAACCAGTACTTTACCGAAGAGATAGGTTCTGTGGGAAACAATTTCATTATAATCGAAGGTAAGGCCGCTAATCTGTTCCATGATGGTGAAATGGAAGTAGTGAAAAACACGCCGGGTATTGTGGGCGTATCCCCATTGAGTCAGGAAGTGGCTCAGGTAAAGTACATTTCCACCATGCGGCAGATCACTGTCCAGGGAGTCTCTGAGGATTATGAGCAAGTAGGCAATATCCAGATGGAAAGCGGGACATTCATCGATGACAAGGACAGGTATATGGCAGTGATTGGTCACGATGTTGCATATGAGAAGTTCGACCGCAAGATATCTGATAAGAATACAATCGAACTGACCTTTACAAGGCCGGATGGCGAGACAGTTACAAAGCAGTTCAAGGTAAAGGGTATTGTGGACAGTCCCGAGACCACATTCGTGCAAAGCGGTATAGAGCCGGACGAAAGGATCTTCATCCCTATCTCAACCATGAATGAGATTATGGATCAGGACTATTACTGGGGATTCTTTGCAGCTGCCACGAGCCTTGAGTCCATCGATGAAGTAACAGATGAGCTTGACAAGAGACTTGCCAGGGATCTGGGAGTTCCTTTCAGGGATCTGGATAACGAAGATGCAAAACCCTATTCTCTTATGAATCAGGGCGAGATACTGGACGAAGTTGACCAATTATCAGCTGCGCTGGGTTCGCTGCTCACATCGGTTGCTTTGATATCCCTGATCGTAGGTTCTATCGGAATTATGAATATCATGCTTGTGACAGTCACTGAAAGAACCGGGGAGATTGGTATCATGAAGTCTCTTGGCTACAAGAACTACGAGATTCTGTCTCTTTTCATGGTAGAATCAATAGTAGTGGGGCTGCTTGGCGGTATACTGGGAATTGCCCTTGGTGTGGCCGGTGCCTATCTTGCAGACAATGCAATGGGTCTTCCTTACGTGTTCCCGGCAGATATCATACTGTTAGGTATGCTGGTGTCACTGATTGTTGGTTTGCTTGCTGGTATGTATCCTGCTAACAAAGCTGCCAGGATGAATCCTGTAGATGCACTGAGGCACGAGTAA
- a CDS encoding COG1361 S-layer family protein, translated as MEVNNVIQRSIYILVCVAMLSASFMAPVSAASAATMKVNIIEYDPFPAQIGEYVGVSVKIENIGYGRADAVSLKIEPEYPFSLDSQNNAVEFIGILSPEDAAVHEYRLYVDENAKVGTGTVDIYYQIYTGGSWYKSSFGLNVGSSTFDSKGTIELIDITCDPVVFMPGDIGTVSFTLTNTATESSVTIDDVDYDTNARVQSAALNGVEGIDVTSDNYVGSGVVGAGDSITLSYNVELADDVKDGTYYLDLSMVGNSHTYNNNWRIPVKVDSASIKVIPSKPMELINGEGTLEFDVANMHPNTLSSVSVKLSADGVDFSPEEYFVGSMDSDELFTIEVDAKTDIQESSVPVTITVDYRNGINEHSTEVAVRELELTTEEEGNSGNLATAGIGLAILLGIPAVIFIKRRKQNN; from the coding sequence ATGGAAGTTAATAATGTTATCCAGAGGTCAATTTACATTTTAGTTTGTGTTGCTATGTTAAGTGCTTCTTTCATGGCACCGGTTTCAGCAGCTTCAGCAGCTACAATGAAAGTTAATATAATTGAATATGATCCATTCCCGGCTCAGATAGGTGAGTATGTGGGTGTGAGTGTGAAAATTGAGAATATAGGTTATGGACGTGCTGATGCAGTATCCTTAAAGATAGAACCTGAATATCCATTTTCCCTGGATTCACAGAACAATGCAGTGGAATTTATAGGCATACTCTCTCCGGAAGATGCTGCGGTGCATGAATATCGTCTGTATGTGGATGAAAATGCAAAGGTAGGCACAGGTACAGTAGATATCTATTATCAGATATACACGGGTGGTTCATGGTATAAGTCATCCTTCGGTCTTAACGTGGGTTCCAGTACCTTTGACAGCAAGGGAACCATAGAACTCATAGATATCACCTGCGACCCTGTGGTGTTCATGCCCGGGGACATAGGGACTGTGTCTTTCACTCTCACAAACACCGCAACCGAGAGTTCGGTGACCATTGATGATGTGGATTATGATACAAACGCACGTGTCCAGTCGGCTGCTCTTAATGGTGTCGAGGGCATCGATGTCACAAGCGACAATTATGTTGGTTCCGGTGTTGTAGGTGCAGGTGATTCCATTACCCTTAGTTACAATGTTGAACTGGCCGATGATGTGAAGGACGGCACTTACTATCTGGACCTGTCCATGGTAGGCAATTCCCACACTTACAATAATAACTGGAGAATTCCTGTAAAGGTAGATTCTGCATCTATCAAGGTCATACCTTCCAAACCAATGGAACTCATCAATGGTGAGGGCACCCTTGAGTTCGATGTTGCCAATATGCATCCCAACACCTTGAGTTCTGTAAGTGTGAAGCTAAGTGCAGATGGTGTTGATTTCTCTCCTGAGGAATACTTTGTCGGGTCAATGGATTCAGATGAACTCTTTACAATAGAGGTGGATGCGAAAACTGACATTCAGGAATCATCAGTTCCGGTTACTATCACTGTTGATTACAGGAACGGCATAAATGAACACAGCACCGAAGTTGCTGTCCGCGAACTGGAACTCACAACTGAAGAAGAAGGGAACAGTGGAAATCTTGCAACCGCAGGTATCGGACTTGCAATATTGCTTGGGATCCCTGCAGTCATATTCATAAAGCGTAGGAAGCAGAACAACTAA
- a CDS encoding ABC transporter ATP-binding protein, whose protein sequence is MAGYNTDASGDMNVIDISNLKKSYFLGDMEVPILHGIDLCIKKGEFVAIMGPSGSGKSTLMNMIGCLDRPTGGKVLLMGKDTNCISDNELAELRGFEIGFVFQNFNLIPRLSAYENVMLPTYSNSKKGVDTAQRGRDLLKLVGLDDRMGHKPTELSGGQRQRVAIARSLVNDPSLILADEPTGNLDSKTGEEVMEIFSDLHKKGRTIVMITHDPEMAQYVDRVVYIKDGYIENN, encoded by the coding sequence ATGGCCGGTTACAATACGGATGCTTCTGGTGATATGAATGTTATCGATATCTCGAATCTGAAAAAGAGTTATTTTCTTGGTGATATGGAGGTACCTATACTGCACGGGATAGACCTCTGTATCAAAAAAGGGGAATTTGTTGCAATAATGGGTCCTTCCGGATCCGGAAAAAGTACCCTGATGAACATGATAGGCTGTCTTGACAGGCCTACCGGGGGAAAGGTCCTGCTTATGGGTAAGGATACGAATTGTATCTCAGACAATGAGCTTGCAGAACTTCGGGGTTTTGAGATTGGTTTTGTATTTCAGAATTTTAACCTTATTCCACGCCTGAGTGCCTATGAAAATGTAATGCTGCCCACATATTCAAATTCTAAGAAAGGAGTGGATACAGCTCAGCGGGGCAGGGACTTGTTGAAACTTGTAGGTCTTGATGACCGTATGGGTCACAAACCAACGGAATTGTCAGGAGGGCAAAGGCAGAGGGTTGCAATAGCCAGGTCACTGGTCAATGATCCTTCACTTATACTTGCCGATGAGCCAACAGGTAATCTGGACTCTAAGACAGGTGAAGAGGTCATGGAAATCTTCTCCGACCTTCACAAAAAAGGACGTACTATAGTGATGATCACACACGATCCTGAAATGGCACAATACGTGGACAGGGTCGTTTACATCAAAGACGGATATATCGAAAATAATTGA
- a CDS encoding ABC transporter permease: MIDLRHAFVIALGSISSAKLRSTLTALGIIIGVAAVVANVSLGASFNQYFTDELGSLGSNFIIIYSQDVNIFYDNELELIRNTPGIDGVSPFNQQTAAVTYLSATRQIDVQGVSEDAQYISNLEVGEGNFLTDKDKFVAVLGKEVAEEKFEKDISIKNYVDITIKRQDGTSVTRKFRVKGILASEDNTFVTGGPDRDVIIYIPIATLNEMLNVTDYGGFSARTGSAESVREVSDEVDKRLARSLGVPSRDLDNDDAKPYRIFNQAEIIEQLDALAQSLTILITLVALVALVVGSIGIMNIMLVTVTERTREIGLLKSLGYTKSGILILFIVESIIVGVIGGILGTLMGLLGSYLVEVYLNIPPVFPIYLIFLGFSISVLVGLVAGVYPANKAANLDPVEALRHE; the protein is encoded by the coding sequence ATGATAGATCTGAGACATGCATTTGTCATTGCTCTTGGAAGCATAAGCAGTGCGAAACTGCGCTCAACCCTCACAGCCCTTGGTATCATAATAGGCGTTGCTGCGGTTGTGGCGAATGTTTCCCTTGGTGCAAGCTTTAACCAGTATTTTACGGATGAGCTTGGTTCACTTGGTTCAAATTTCATTATAATCTACAGTCAGGATGTCAATATTTTCTATGACAATGAACTGGAACTCATCAGGAATACTCCGGGGATAGATGGTGTTTCGCCTTTCAACCAGCAAACGGCAGCAGTCACATATTTATCGGCTACAAGGCAGATCGATGTACAGGGTGTGAGTGAAGATGCCCAGTATATATCCAATCTGGAAGTGGGAGAAGGTAATTTCCTTACAGACAAGGATAAATTTGTGGCAGTGCTGGGGAAAGAGGTTGCAGAGGAGAAATTCGAGAAGGATATCTCCATTAAGAATTATGTTGATATAACCATCAAGCGTCAGGATGGAACAAGTGTTACCCGGAAATTCCGGGTAAAAGGCATACTTGCAAGTGAGGATAATACTTTTGTAACGGGTGGTCCGGACCGTGATGTGATAATCTACATCCCCATAGCAACATTAAATGAGATGTTGAATGTCACAGATTACGGAGGTTTTTCGGCTAGGACCGGAAGCGCTGAATCTGTCCGGGAGGTTTCGGATGAGGTTGATAAACGTCTTGCAAGGTCGCTGGGTGTACCTTCCAGGGATCTTGATAACGATGATGCAAAACCGTACCGCATCTTCAATCAGGCAGAGATAATCGAGCAACTGGATGCTCTTGCACAGTCACTAACCATACTCATTACACTTGTAGCACTTGTGGCTCTTGTTGTAGGGTCCATAGGCATAATGAATATAATGTTGGTTACTGTTACTGAAAGGACGCGGGAAATAGGTCTGTTGAAATCACTGGGTTATACAAAATCCGGTATCCTTATACTTTTCATTGTTGAATCTATTATAGTGGGAGTTATCGGAGGTATCCTCGGAACACTTATGGGTCTTCTGGGGTCTTATCTGGTAGAGGTCTATTTGAATATCCCACCGGTATTCCCAATTTATCTTATATTCCTGGGTTTCTCCATATCTGTGCTCGTTGGATTGGTAGCTGGCGTATATCCTGCTAACAAGGCAGCAAATCTTGATCCTGTGGAAGCTCTTCGTCACGAGTGA
- a CDS encoding ABC transporter permease has protein sequence MLGLAQAIRISLGSIGSSKLRSALTTLGIIIGVAAVIANVSLGASFNQYFNDEIGAVGSNFIVIYSQNIDVFFDKELEIIKNTPGVEGVSPINQQMAKVTYMSVSRQIDIQGVTEDYDEVANFNLDSGTFLTDKDRYVAVIGADVAYEKFDKKISIKNPIDITFRREDGGVVTQSFIVKGVIQDPNTTFAQTGVEPEIRVFIPIETMNEILGRDDYGGFFIKARSLDVVRETADEIDKRLARSLGVPGRDLDNDDAKPYIVFDQIEILEQTNQLSAALTSLLTSVALISLLVGSIGIMNIMLVTVAERTREIGLLKSLGFSEKDVLSLFIIESMIVGLIGGIFGTILGIGVASIANNFLDLPNIFPVSLIFLGFFVSLVVGLVAGVYPARKAARMDPVEALRKE, from the coding sequence ATGTTAGGTCTGGCTCAGGCTATAAGAATCTCATTGGGTAGCATCGGCAGTTCCAAACTCAGGTCTGCTCTTACAACCCTTGGAATTATCATAGGCGTAGCAGCAGTGATAGCCAATGTATCACTTGGAGCCAGCTTCAACCAGTATTTCAATGATGAGATAGGAGCCGTAGGCTCTAATTTTATTGTAATTTACAGCCAGAATATCGATGTATTCTTTGATAAAGAGCTGGAAATTATAAAGAATACGCCAGGTGTTGAGGGTGTTTCTCCCATAAACCAGCAGATGGCCAAGGTCACTTACATGTCTGTCTCAAGGCAGATCGATATTCAGGGTGTCACAGAAGACTACGATGAAGTGGCGAACTTCAATCTGGATTCAGGAACATTCCTCACAGATAAGGATAGGTATGTTGCAGTGATAGGTGCCGATGTTGCCTATGAGAAGTTCGATAAGAAGATATCTATCAAAAATCCAATCGATATTACATTCAGGAGGGAGGATGGTGGAGTTGTCACACAGTCTTTCATTGTCAAAGGCGTAATCCAGGACCCTAACACCACCTTTGCACAAACAGGTGTAGAGCCGGAAATCCGTGTTTTCATTCCCATAGAAACCATGAACGAAATACTTGGCAGGGATGATTACGGAGGATTTTTCATAAAAGCCAGGAGTCTGGATGTAGTTCGGGAGACTGCTGATGAGATAGACAAGCGACTTGCACGCAGTTTAGGTGTTCCGGGCAGGGATTTGGATAATGATGATGCAAAACCCTACATTGTCTTTGACCAGATCGAGATACTGGAGCAGACTAATCAGCTTTCTGCGGCCCTTACATCACTTCTGACCTCAGTTGCTCTAATTTCATTGCTGGTGGGTTCCATTGGAATAATGAATATTATGCTGGTGACAGTTGCAGAAAGAACACGGGAAATAGGCCTTTTGAAATCACTTGGTTTTAGTGAAAAGGATGTGCTTTCTCTCTTTATCATAGAATCAATGATAGTAGGTCTCATTGGTGGTATCTTTGGTACTATCCTTGGGATAGGGGTGGCCTCAATAGCAAACAATTTCCTGGATCTGCCAAACATTTTCCCAGTAAGCCTGATATTCCTGGGATTCTTTGTGTCCCTGGTCGTGGGACTGGTGGCAGGTGTTTATCCTGCAAGGAAAGCTGCACGTATGGACCCTGTTGAAGCTTTGAGGAAGGAGTGA
- a CDS encoding COG1361 S-layer family protein, with translation MFGKKRLVLIIASVLLLSLVMMLNASAADGADLRVSILKYDPIPAEIGEYVSVWVKVENLGYAKADDLSIRMVPDYPFSMDSSANAQVNIGILTPDNAAVEEFRLFTDTAAKQGTGTFEVWYQEDSSGTWFKKEFEIRVGSDSFDSKGTIQLSGEPVKEPEVFMPGDTGTISFTLQNSATDYSITIDGEQYDTNARIQSASLSGVEGVKVTTGTYYGNGIIGPGESVDLTYNVQVDEDTPDGTYYLEFSIVGSSHSYNNNWRIPIKVDSSSVRVIPSKPLALENGEGVLEFDVANIHPNMLSSVSVQLEAEGIEFSPAEYFIGSMDPDELFTIEINAKAASEDITFPVDLIINADFRNGLNEHTQQVEVRQLKHHVVESDSGSGIYLLVLLLIVVGAGAYILYKRRMEKQ, from the coding sequence ATGTTTGGGAAAAAGAGGCTGGTTTTGATTATAGCAAGTGTATTATTGTTGTCACTTGTGATGATGCTGAATGCATCTGCTGCGGATGGTGCGGACCTCAGGGTTAGCATCCTTAAGTACGATCCTATTCCTGCAGAGATAGGGGAATATGTGAGTGTATGGGTGAAAGTGGAGAACCTGGGATATGCAAAAGCAGATGACCTCTCCATAAGAATGGTTCCTGATTATCCGTTTTCCATGGACAGTAGCGCAAACGCACAGGTCAACATTGGAATACTGACGCCCGACAATGCAGCAGTTGAGGAATTCCGGCTCTTTACGGATACGGCTGCAAAACAGGGTACCGGTACTTTTGAAGTATGGTATCAGGAAGACAGCAGTGGTACATGGTTCAAGAAAGAGTTCGAGATAAGGGTGGGTTCCGACAGCTTTGACAGTAAAGGAACTATACAGCTCTCAGGCGAGCCTGTAAAGGAACCTGAGGTTTTCATGCCAGGGGATACTGGTACAATCTCATTCACACTTCAGAATAGTGCCACCGATTACTCCATCACCATTGACGGGGAGCAGTATGATACCAATGCCAGAATACAATCTGCATCTCTTAGCGGCGTTGAAGGAGTAAAAGTCACCACAGGTACTTATTATGGAAACGGTATCATCGGCCCGGGTGAGTCAGTGGACCTCACATACAATGTGCAGGTCGATGAAGACACTCCTGATGGGACATACTATCTCGAATTTTCCATTGTCGGCAGTTCACACTCATATAATAACAACTGGAGGATTCCAATAAAAGTGGATTCGTCCTCTGTCAGGGTTATTCCATCAAAGCCACTTGCACTTGAAAATGGAGAAGGGGTGCTTGAATTTGATGTTGCCAACATCCATCCCAATATGCTTTCATCTGTGAGTGTGCAACTTGAAGCAGAAGGTATTGAGTTTTCCCCGGCAGAGTATTTCATTGGTTCGATGGACCCTGACGAACTCTTCACCATCGAGATCAATGCAAAGGCTGCATCAGAGGACATAACTTTCCCGGTTGACCTGATTATCAATGCGGATTTCAGGAATGGCCTCAATGAACATACACAGCAGGTAGAAGTTCGTCAATTGAAGCATCATGTAGTTGAAAGCGATAGTGGTTCGGGTATCTACCTACTAGTGCTTCTCCTCATTGTTGTAGGTGCAGGTGCTTACATCCTTTACAAGCGCAGAATGGAAAAACAGTAA
- a CDS encoding ABC transporter ATP-binding protein, translating into MAESNESSLKMMDGVPVIELVNLCKSYHVGDMDVPILKSIDLSIGQGEFVAIMGPSGSGKSTLMNMIGCLDRPNCGQVIVMGKDVNTLSDPELAKLRGLEIGFVFQNFNLVPRLTTLQNVELPTYANKKEGVDARKKAKELVEMVGLLDRMNYKPSEMSGGQQQRVAIARALINDPSLILADEPTGNLDSKTGEEVMEIFSDLHKKGRTIVMITHDPDLAKYADRVVYLKDGVIDNN; encoded by the coding sequence ATGGCTGAGAGTAATGAGAGCAGTCTAAAAATGATGGATGGAGTTCCTGTAATTGAACTTGTCAATCTGTGTAAGAGTTACCATGTGGGGGATATGGATGTACCCATACTCAAAAGTATAGACCTTAGCATTGGGCAGGGTGAGTTCGTTGCTATAATGGGGCCTTCCGGCTCTGGTAAAAGCACATTGATGAATATGATAGGTTGTCTGGACAGGCCAAATTGTGGGCAGGTAATTGTGATGGGGAAGGATGTGAACACACTTTCAGACCCGGAACTTGCAAAACTGCGTGGTCTTGAGATAGGTTTTGTTTTCCAGAACTTCAATCTTGTTCCGCGACTTACAACTCTCCAGAATGTTGAGCTTCCTACTTATGCTAATAAGAAAGAGGGTGTAGATGCCCGGAAAAAGGCAAAGGAACTTGTGGAGATGGTTGGTCTTCTGGATCGTATGAACTACAAACCGTCTGAAATGTCCGGGGGACAACAGCAGAGGGTTGCAATAGCAAGGGCATTGATTAACGATCCTTCTCTCATTCTGGCAGATGAGCCAACAGGTAATCTGGATTCAAAGACTGGCGAGGAGGTCATGGAGATATTTTCGGACCTTCATAAAAAAGGAAGGACGATAGTTATGATCACACACGATCCGGATCTGGCAAAATATGCGGACAGGGTCGTCTATCTGAAGGACGGGGTCATTGATAATAACTGA
- a CDS encoding Yip1 family protein, with translation MLEVLTDPNGFFNRRINQDIEWKNPLIIMALMAIIGAVSAYIVMMKVMGTLPAEAAPFASIGAVFGIIGAVIGVIFAWILYSAVFYIVSLVFHGEGDFKRVMEFVSYGFIPNIAGSLVNLYFTNKVFSNIDFSMTEPQLLQEAILSDPSMRIAGIIGIIFLLWSANIWMFGLMYSRNLSFKNAAMTVGIPVLIYILYTLLNLKLLGA, from the coding sequence ATGTTGGAAGTATTAACAGACCCTAACGGGTTTTTCAATAGAAGAATAAATCAGGATATCGAGTGGAAGAATCCACTTATTATCATGGCCCTGATGGCAATAATAGGAGCCGTAAGTGCTTATATTGTAATGATGAAAGTAATGGGAACACTGCCGGCAGAAGCAGCGCCCTTTGCAAGTATTGGAGCAGTATTTGGAATAATCGGCGCGGTAATAGGCGTCATTTTTGCGTGGATACTATACAGCGCAGTGTTCTATATCGTATCACTTGTGTTCCATGGTGAAGGAGATTTCAAGAGAGTAATGGAATTTGTATCATATGGATTCATACCAAATATAGCAGGCTCCCTCGTGAATCTCTATTTCACAAACAAAGTATTTTCAAACATTGATTTTAGCATGACAGAGCCGCAATTGCTGCAGGAAGCAATATTATCAGACCCCTCAATGAGAATTGCCGGGATAATAGGAATCATATTTTTGTTATGGAGTGCAAATATCTGGATGTTTGGGCTCATGTACTCCAGAAATCTAAGTTTTAAGAATGCTGCAATGACCGTAGGAATTCCGGTATTAATATATATACTGTACACATTGCTCAACTTAAAACTTCTTGGTGCATGA
- a CDS encoding COG1361 S-layer family protein: protein MIKIITVAMILLATFSFCGSATTDIRPTLTLEYDIEPEVFMPGDMGTITVTLENMATGEIYVEEDDETLDMNAYIASASLDGNGNLEILDKSYTDVGLLGPGDTLELTFNIKVKETAKTGVHFVDLIIVGGSNMYDLNYRIPVKVDDRNVKLILSNLPSTLMNEVSTISVDVVNRRPNDVTSVIVTPYAEDMTFSPSDYFVGSIPEGNKSTAIFTLNTMSSEEGYRNISFTATYFNGDNLHDSDTATKDVRIIKQSPLVFTGIEIEKAGNKYTVSGDLNNFGITDAKNVMVSIDDVEGVEPVQPYANYFIGTLEADDFSSFDLSARVTSGNISSIPVLIEFRDPDNAYTAISQEISLESGSTYSNGEDEGSSLGLWLIAGLIAIGIVAVIGYSWKKRRDEENKVEREDGTEVPDEDYLLE from the coding sequence ATGATAAAAATAATCACTGTGGCCATGATACTTCTGGCCACATTCTCTTTTTGCGGGTCTGCAACCACGGATATCAGGCCTACCCTTACTCTTGAATATGATATAGAACCGGAAGTATTCATGCCAGGAGACATGGGAACGATAACGGTCACACTTGAGAATATGGCAACAGGTGAGATATACGTAGAAGAGGATGACGAGACACTGGACATGAATGCTTACATTGCCAGTGCAAGTCTTGATGGAAACGGCAATCTGGAGATACTCGATAAGAGTTACACCGATGTCGGGCTGCTTGGTCCCGGAGATACTCTGGAACTCACATTCAATATAAAAGTCAAGGAAACAGCTAAAACAGGAGTCCATTTTGTCGACCTTATAATCGTAGGCGGCAGCAATATGTACGACCTCAACTACCGCATACCGGTAAAAGTGGATGACAGGAATGTAAAGCTGATATTGTCCAATTTACCTTCTACCCTGATGAATGAGGTTTCCACTATCAGCGTTGATGTTGTTAACAGAAGACCAAATGACGTAACAAGCGTCATTGTTACGCCTTATGCCGAAGACATGACTTTCAGCCCCTCCGATTACTTTGTGGGTAGCATCCCGGAAGGAAACAAGTCTACCGCTATATTCACCCTTAACACCATGTCCAGTGAGGAAGGCTACAGAAACATTTCATTTACTGCGACCTATTTCAACGGAGATAATTTGCATGACTCCGATACGGCAACAAAGGATGTCAGGATCATTAAACAGTCGCCCCTTGTGTTCACAGGTATTGAGATAGAGAAAGCAGGTAACAAATACACAGTATCAGGCGACCTGAACAATTTTGGTATCACAGATGCAAAGAATGTGATGGTTTCAATCGATGATGTCGAAGGTGTGGAGCCTGTACAACCCTACGCCAATTATTTCATCGGGACCCTGGAAGCAGATGATTTCAGCAGTTTTGACCTCAGCGCCAGAGTAACATCAGGAAACATTTCCTCAATACCCGTACTCATTGAATTCAGGGACCCTGACAATGCCTACACTGCTATTTCCCAGGAAATATCCCTTGAATCAGGAAGTACATATTCAAATGGTGAGGACGAAGGAAGTTCACTGGGCCTCTGGCTGATTGCAGGACTTATCGCTATTGGAATTGTAGCTGTGATAGGATACTCATGGAAAAAACGCAGGGATGAAGAGAATAAAGTAGAAAGGGAAGATGGAACAGAAGTTCCCGATGAGGATTATCTCCTTGAATGA
- a CDS encoding ABC transporter ATP-binding protein — protein MQHPQHPIVQLQDVTRIYTLGNNKIYALNGVSFSIDKGDFVTIMGSSGSGKSTLLNMIGCLDLPTSGKVKVNNVDLSKLDDDGLTAIRRNNIGFIFQQFNLIPTLTALENVEIPMIFNGASPETRRKKALEALKKADLPLEFADHKPNEMSGGQQQRVAIARALANDPPILLADEPTGNLDTRTGHNIMELLKELNGAGTTIIVVTHDPKLEEYSHTTINIQDGEVLI, from the coding sequence ATGCAACATCCTCAACATCCAATAGTACAACTGCAAGATGTAACCCGCATATATACACTTGGAAATAACAAAATATATGCCCTTAACGGAGTCAGCTTTTCAATAGATAAAGGTGACTTTGTTACAATTATGGGATCATCAGGTTCCGGAAAGAGTACTCTTTTGAATATGATAGGCTGCCTTGACCTGCCCACATCCGGAAAGGTAAAGGTCAATAATGTGGACCTATCTAAACTTGATGATGATGGCCTTACAGCCATCCGTAGAAATAATATAGGTTTTATTTTTCAGCAATTCAACCTCATACCGACCCTTACAGCCCTGGAGAATGTTGAGATTCCCATGATATTCAATGGGGCATCCCCTGAAACAAGAAGGAAAAAAGCCCTTGAAGCATTGAAAAAAGCTGATTTACCATTGGAGTTTGCAGACCATAAACCCAATGAAATGTCAGGAGGACAACAGCAGAGGGTCGCAATTGCAAGGGCACTGGCAAACGATCCGCCAATCCTTCTGGCAGACGAACCTACCGGGAACCTGGATACCAGAACCGGCCACAATATCATGGAACTGCTAAAGGAACTCAATGGTGCAGGGACGACTATTATAGTAGTTACACACGACCCTAAGCTGGAAGAATATTCCCACACAACTATAAACATACAGGATGGGGAGGTCCTGATATGA